A section of the Stenotrophomonas sp. 364 genome encodes:
- a CDS encoding GNAT family N-acetyltransferase, with the protein MSLQIRRATPADAQVVSAIAIATYTETFGDSYPPQDLHAFLDEHYSPAPQRRELEDPRSAVWLLEEDGRAVGYLAAGANTLAHADAVDGDVELKGLYVLASHQSGGHGARLMEAFLQWLDRPARRTLWVGVWSENFGAQRFYARYGCVQVGTYYFVVGDSRDLEFILRRP; encoded by the coding sequence ATGTCCCTGCAGATCCGTCGCGCTACCCCGGCCGATGCACAGGTTGTGTCGGCGATCGCCATCGCCACCTACACCGAAACCTTCGGCGATTCCTACCCGCCGCAGGACCTCCACGCGTTCCTGGACGAGCATTACAGCCCGGCGCCGCAGCGGCGCGAACTGGAGGACCCACGCAGTGCGGTCTGGCTGCTGGAAGAGGACGGGCGCGCGGTGGGTTATCTGGCCGCCGGAGCGAATACCCTGGCGCACGCCGATGCCGTCGACGGCGATGTCGAACTCAAGGGCTTGTATGTGCTGGCCAGCCACCAGTCCGGGGGGCACGGTGCACGCCTGATGGAGGCATTCCTGCAGTGGCTGGATCGCCCCGCACGCCGCACCCTGTGGGTGGGCGTGTGGTCGGAGAACTTCGGCGCACAGCGCTTCTATGCGCGCTACGGCTGCGTCCAGGTCGGCACCTACTACTTCGTGGTGGGCGACAGCCGCGACCTGGAATTCATCCTGCGCCGGCCCTGA
- a CDS encoding copper resistance protein B has product MSRFPTPTRRLLTAALLIALTTPAWAQSHVHGTAAAPPATKEMPVDPPVDHGSMDHSQMDHSIMDHGSTDHSQMDHSTMDHGSMDHSQMDHSTMDHGSMDHAAHKTTAPTAPSEPREPIPAVTAADRLAAFPPIEHGAMEHAPEIHSMLLVNRLEQWDGQHGNGQAWEASGWVGGNIHRLWVRSEGERSGGRTEAADVEVLYGRSVSPWWDVLVGVKQDLGPGDSRTWAALGIQGLAPYKFETSATAYVGEGGQMMATAEIEYELLLTNRLILQPLLEATLAAKDDPRHGTGSGLNKVEAGLRLRYEFNRRFAPYIGISHERLFGDTVDYHQAAGERARDTRWVAGVRVWF; this is encoded by the coding sequence ATGAGCCGCTTCCCCACGCCAACCCGCCGCCTGCTCACCGCCGCGCTGCTGATCGCGCTGACCACCCCGGCCTGGGCGCAGTCGCATGTACACGGCACCGCCGCTGCGCCCCCGGCCACCAAAGAAATGCCGGTGGATCCGCCGGTCGACCACGGCAGCATGGACCATAGCCAGATGGACCATTCGATAATGGATCACGGCAGCACGGACCACAGCCAGATGGACCATTCGACAATGGACCACGGCAGCATGGACCACAGCCAGATGGACCATTCGACAATGGATCACGGCAGCATGGACCATGCCGCGCACAAGACAACCGCGCCAACCGCGCCAAGCGAACCGCGCGAGCCGATTCCCGCCGTCACTGCCGCCGACCGCCTCGCCGCGTTCCCGCCGATCGAACACGGTGCGATGGAACACGCGCCGGAAATCCACAGCATGCTGCTGGTCAACCGCCTGGAGCAGTGGGATGGCCAGCACGGCAACGGCCAGGCGTGGGAAGCCAGCGGCTGGGTCGGCGGCAACATCCACCGCCTGTGGGTGCGCAGCGAAGGCGAACGCAGCGGCGGGCGTACCGAAGCGGCCGATGTCGAAGTGCTGTACGGGCGCAGCGTCTCACCGTGGTGGGATGTGCTGGTGGGCGTCAAACAGGACCTTGGCCCCGGCGATTCCCGCACCTGGGCGGCGCTGGGCATCCAGGGCCTGGCGCCGTACAAGTTCGAGACCTCGGCCACCGCCTACGTGGGCGAAGGGGGCCAGATGATGGCCACGGCCGAAATCGAGTACGAACTGCTGTTGACCAACCGCCTGATCCTGCAGCCGTTGCTGGAGGCCACGCTCGCGGCCAAGGACGATCCGCGCCATGGCACGGGCAGCGGCTTGAACAAGGTCGAAGCGGGGCTGCGCCTACGCTACGAGTTCAACCGGCGGTTCGCGCCGTACATCGGCATCAGCCATGAACGCCTGTTCGGCGATACCGTCGATTACCACCAGGCCGCCGGCGAGCGTGCGCGCGATACCCGCTGGGTGGCCGGCGTACGCGTCTGGTTCTAA
- a CDS encoding PAAR domain-containing protein, with the protein MARNWIVMGDPTSTGGQVITASNETDIMGMGVARIGDKATCPKLHKGIFPIVDGDITILVDGQPVALHGCALACGCRVLSGKQANVFADSGAAAGSAAAASAGTGAAAGAGSAAAGAAGVLKAVLASAATFDQAIRFVGKEGTPLAEVPYTLHLADGRTVSGTTDAQGETTRVSTEQSQTIVRAELRAPAQPVGCCARVAPDDAEDAEVFDVDGVVTTSEALGTSIAPVTAPGHERGLTPGEIDMARLVFGDAVDYAQVKVHNHGYWMFFGFQNKDTAVTPNGEMYFPKGIYKDDYSTDSVSFQQFFIHEMTHVWQYQLGYNVKLVRAPRPNMSYDYVLDEIRLFPDYNMEAQGDMLADYFLVAFRGSQSRMNNVRYRTVPDIGAQLERTLQPFLAARSDKNNLPRTTQ; encoded by the coding sequence ATGGCACGGAACTGGATTGTGATGGGAGACCCCACCAGCACTGGGGGACAGGTCATCACGGCATCGAACGAAACCGACATCATGGGAATGGGCGTTGCGCGGATAGGCGACAAGGCCACCTGCCCGAAGCTGCACAAGGGTATTTTCCCCATTGTCGATGGGGATATCACGATCCTGGTGGATGGACAGCCCGTGGCATTGCACGGTTGCGCCTTGGCCTGTGGGTGTCGCGTACTGTCCGGCAAGCAGGCCAACGTCTTCGCTGACAGTGGTGCGGCCGCGGGAAGCGCTGCCGCCGCCAGCGCAGGCACCGGCGCCGCCGCAGGGGCGGGCAGTGCGGCGGCGGGCGCAGCAGGTGTCCTGAAAGCGGTGTTGGCCTCGGCGGCGACGTTCGATCAGGCAATCCGCTTCGTTGGCAAAGAGGGGACGCCGTTGGCCGAGGTGCCGTACACCCTGCACCTGGCCGATGGCCGCACGGTGTCTGGGACCACCGATGCCCAAGGAGAAACCACGCGCGTCTCGACAGAGCAGAGCCAGACCATCGTGCGCGCTGAACTACGCGCACCCGCACAGCCGGTCGGTTGCTGCGCGCGCGTGGCGCCGGACGACGCCGAGGACGCCGAGGTCTTCGACGTTGACGGCGTGGTGACCACATCGGAAGCGCTGGGCACCTCGATAGCCCCGGTCACCGCACCCGGCCACGAGCGCGGCCTGACGCCCGGAGAGATCGACATGGCCCGCCTGGTCTTTGGCGATGCGGTCGACTACGCCCAGGTGAAGGTCCACAACCACGGCTACTGGATGTTCTTCGGTTTCCAGAACAAGGACACCGCGGTGACGCCCAACGGGGAGATGTATTTCCCCAAGGGCATTTACAAGGACGATTATTCGACCGACAGCGTCAGCTTCCAGCAGTTCTTCATCCATGAAATGACCCATGTCTGGCAGTACCAGCTCGGTTACAACGTCAAACTGGTCCGCGCGCCGCGCCCCAACATGAGTTACGACTACGTGCTGGATGAGATCCGCCTGTTCCCTGACTACAACATGGAAGCGCAGGGCGACATGCTGGCCGACTATTTTCTGGTGGCCTTCCGCGGCTCCCAGTCACGCATGAATAATGTGCGTTACCGTACCGTGCCCGATATCGGTGCGCAGCTCGAGCGCACCTTGCAGCCCTTCCTTGCCGCGCGCAGTGACAAAAACAACCTGCCCAGGACGACGCAATGA
- a CDS encoding zf-TFIIB domain-containing protein — MQCPVCKTQALVMSERQGIEIDYCPQCRGVWLDRGELDKIIERSTDSAAPMRAATPPPPPQAVQHRDTRHLGQQQYGDQHGYRKKKKEGFLSDLFDF; from the coding sequence ATGCAATGCCCCGTATGCAAGACCCAGGCGCTGGTGATGTCCGAGCGCCAGGGCATCGAGATCGACTACTGCCCGCAGTGCCGCGGCGTGTGGCTGGACCGCGGTGAACTGGACAAAATCATCGAGCGCTCGACCGATTCCGCTGCGCCGATGCGTGCCGCTACACCGCCACCGCCGCCGCAGGCCGTGCAGCACCGTGATACCCGCCACCTGGGGCAGCAGCAGTACGGCGACCAGCACGGCTACCGCAAGAAGAAGAAAGAAGGCTTCCTGTCGGACCTGTTCGATTTCTGA
- a CDS encoding CPBP family intramembrane glutamic endopeptidase, whose amino-acid sequence MTPHPSRPRWLTVGLIVITLVASINLRDIAAWAGWTVPGRPMPFGGAVVDNGLGVLLALAVAAWLLRPGHSLVRAVGLAGTGWQGPAVVLLATLPCWFGLWWLGGVGTDWTWLSLLMLAVLFPLAEEVIFRGVGFIFVRRQMRWPWWPAALLQSAVFGAIHWWSFGGGGGVALQVLAMTFIGGLVFAALCSLDRDTVWSAVVLHVSLNMAWNVMQVSETTAIGWQGNSLRLSAALLAVLGLVALRRWRRRTECRQR is encoded by the coding sequence ATGACCCCCCACCCGTCCCGCCCCCGCTGGCTCACCGTCGGCCTGATCGTCATCACCCTGGTGGCCTCGATCAACCTGCGCGACATCGCCGCATGGGCCGGATGGACAGTGCCGGGCCGGCCGATGCCATTCGGGGGCGCGGTGGTCGACAACGGACTGGGCGTGCTGCTGGCACTGGCGGTGGCCGCCTGGCTGCTGCGCCCCGGGCACTCGCTGGTACGCGCCGTGGGGCTGGCCGGCACTGGCTGGCAGGGCCCGGCGGTGGTGCTGCTGGCAACCCTGCCGTGCTGGTTCGGGCTGTGGTGGCTGGGCGGTGTCGGCACGGACTGGACCTGGCTGTCGCTGCTGATGTTGGCGGTGCTGTTTCCGCTTGCCGAGGAAGTGATCTTCCGCGGCGTCGGCTTCATCTTCGTGCGTCGCCAGATGCGCTGGCCCTGGTGGCCCGCAGCGCTGCTGCAGTCGGCGGTGTTCGGTGCGATCCACTGGTGGTCGTTCGGCGGCGGTGGTGGCGTCGCGCTGCAGGTGCTGGCGATGACGTTCATCGGGGGGCTGGTGTTCGCCGCGTTGTGCAGCCTGGACCGCGATACCGTATGGAGCGCGGTAGTGCTGCACGTGTCCCTGAACATGGCGTGGAATGTCATGCAGGTCAGCGAAACCACGGCCATCGGCTGGCAGGGCAACAGCCTGCGGCTGTCGGCCGCGCTGCTGGCGGTGCTGGGGCTGGTGGCGCTGCGGCGGTGGCGGCGACGCACGGAATGCCGCCAACGCTGA
- a CDS encoding S41 family peptidase — protein sequence MWAGHTLKAGALMVMALSMAFASHAAPGIDREAWRGDLAVLKQTLQNDYAHLAWVASAQSGVDLPALERDAQQAIATAGSDAQAEQALRTFLAGFHDGHLRLLDRQAAGAPAAAPAAVDPRTLDASTGCAALGVLDEGRHDYSVPLQALPGYHATAGGADPALRSGVIALADGHRLGLLRLHEFDALRYPGLCHRLWGQLRHADAVNDMRATLNDAWVAEIAGTLRRFQQQGVDAVLVDVGTNPGGDDSGDTLARLFSNAPVQSAPLWVSQSAAGRDYLQEQYERIDDALRHHHPDATARPLLVQQRDRFAASLRATRAPPCDMAWVWQAPRDWPALPCRQLVAAGSSGGPLATPAVDAISDFLIAHRLDWAQDLRRHWAAWQGPVYVLTDAKTASSAEMFAARLQDNRIARVVGSTTGGYGCGFMSPPPPRALPHSQLRMRIPNCVRLRADGSDEMAGITPDLPIDMRADESARARAQRMLDAVAVDLARH from the coding sequence ATGTGGGCAGGACACACACTGAAAGCAGGGGCGCTGATGGTCATGGCGCTGTCGATGGCCTTTGCCAGCCACGCAGCCCCGGGCATTGATCGCGAGGCCTGGCGTGGCGATCTGGCGGTCCTGAAGCAGACGCTGCAGAACGATTATGCGCACTTGGCCTGGGTCGCCTCCGCGCAGAGCGGCGTCGACCTGCCCGCACTCGAACGCGATGCGCAGCAGGCCATCGCCACGGCCGGCAGCGATGCGCAGGCGGAACAGGCGCTGCGCACCTTCCTGGCCGGGTTTCACGATGGCCACCTGAGACTGCTCGATCGGCAGGCAGCCGGCGCGCCCGCCGCGGCCCCCGCCGCAGTGGATCCGCGCACGCTGGATGCGTCCACCGGCTGCGCGGCGCTGGGCGTACTGGACGAGGGCCGGCACGACTACAGCGTGCCGCTGCAGGCCCTGCCCGGCTACCACGCCACCGCCGGTGGGGCCGACCCGGCACTGCGCAGCGGGGTGATCGCGCTGGCCGATGGCCACCGCCTGGGCCTGCTGCGCCTGCATGAATTCGATGCGCTGCGTTACCCCGGCCTGTGCCACCGCCTGTGGGGTCAACTGCGGCATGCCGACGCGGTGAACGACATGCGGGCCACGTTGAATGACGCGTGGGTGGCCGAGATCGCCGGGACGCTGCGTCGCTTCCAGCAGCAGGGTGTGGATGCGGTACTGGTGGACGTGGGCACCAATCCGGGCGGCGACGACAGCGGCGACACGCTTGCCCGCCTGTTCAGTAACGCGCCGGTGCAGTCGGCGCCGCTGTGGGTCAGCCAGTCGGCAGCCGGTCGCGACTACCTGCAGGAGCAGTACGAGCGCATTGACGACGCCCTGCGCCACCATCATCCCGACGCCACCGCGCGCCCGCTGCTGGTGCAGCAGCGCGACCGCTTCGCCGCGTCCCTGCGCGCCACGCGGGCGCCGCCCTGCGACATGGCGTGGGTGTGGCAGGCACCGCGCGACTGGCCGGCGCTGCCCTGCCGGCAGCTGGTCGCCGCCGGCAGTTCGGGCGGCCCGCTGGCCACCCCGGCGGTGGACGCGATCAGCGATTTCCTGATTGCCCACCGGCTCGACTGGGCGCAGGACCTGCGCCGACACTGGGCCGCCTGGCAGGGGCCGGTGTACGTGCTCACCGATGCGAAAACCGCCTCTTCGGCGGAAATGTTCGCCGCACGGCTGCAGGACAACCGTATAGCACGCGTGGTCGGCAGCACGACCGGCGGCTACGGCTGCGGCTTCATGAGTCCGCCGCCACCACGCGCCTTGCCGCACTCTCAGCTGCGCATGCGTATTCCGAACTGCGTGCGCCTGCGTGCCGATGGCAGCGACGAAATGGCGGGCATTACGCCGGACCTGCCCATCGACATGCGCGCCGATGAATCGGCCCGCGCCCGCGCGCAGCGGATGCTGGATGCGGTGGCCGTGGACCTGGCCCGGCACTGA
- a CDS encoding NAD(P)-dependent oxidoreductase yields the protein MKILLTGSSGRVGRAIFGALSARHEVVGLDRSPFNTTRHVADITDMRTLRTALVGVDAVIHCAALHAPHVGLMPDTEFHRINVEGTRTLAMLARDAGVSRFVFTSTTALYGHAIVPGRCTWIDERTPPQPRTVYHRSKLAAEHWLEEAASPGFQVRVIRMSRCFPETAQRMLLYRLHRGIDVRDVADAHAAALRNTGPMFQRYIASGATPFGPEDCERLVSEPRAVLARRCPQWLAEYDRRGWALPVIDRIHDATAASIGLGWRSQRGPEAVLAQLAEHSIEVLPHPMRDADCTVD from the coding sequence GTGAAGATTCTCCTGACAGGAAGTTCAGGCCGGGTGGGGCGCGCGATCTTCGGCGCGCTGTCCGCACGGCACGAGGTAGTCGGGCTGGACCGCAGCCCCTTCAACACCACCCGGCACGTGGCCGATATCACCGATATGCGCACGCTGCGCACGGCACTGGTGGGCGTGGATGCCGTGATCCACTGCGCGGCGCTGCACGCCCCGCACGTGGGGCTGATGCCCGACACCGAGTTCCACCGCATCAATGTGGAAGGCACCCGCACCCTGGCGATGCTGGCCCGCGATGCGGGGGTGTCGCGCTTCGTGTTCACCAGCACCACCGCGCTGTACGGTCATGCGATTGTGCCGGGCCGCTGCACGTGGATCGACGAGCGTACCCCGCCACAACCGCGCACGGTCTACCACCGGTCAAAGCTGGCGGCCGAGCACTGGCTGGAGGAGGCGGCCAGCCCCGGCTTCCAGGTGCGGGTGATCCGGATGTCGCGGTGCTTCCCTGAAACCGCCCAGCGCATGCTGCTGTATCGCCTGCATCGCGGCATCGACGTGCGCGACGTGGCCGATGCGCACGCGGCGGCACTGCGCAACACCGGGCCCATGTTCCAGCGCTATATCGCCAGCGGCGCCACGCCGTTCGGCCCGGAAGACTGCGAACGGCTGGTCAGTGAGCCGCGCGCGGTGCTGGCGCGGCGCTGCCCGCAGTGGCTGGCCGAGTACGACCGGCGCGGCTGGGCGCTGCCGGTGATCGACCGCATCCACGACGCCACCGCGGCCAGCATCGGCCTGGGCTGGCGCAGCCAGCGCGGGCCGGAAGCGGTGCTGGCACAACTGGCCGAGCACTCCATCGAAGTGCTGCCGCATCCGATGCGCGACGCAGACTGCACGGTGGACTGA
- a CDS encoding DUF3011 domain-containing protein codes for MQIRLLLTAPLLFAVSIADARADDLVTCESRNNRYQSCDLPRAGYVSLERTLSGADCRQGRSWDYDRRQVWVDDGCRATFRVHDGGSRDDDRGDNHDAKVAAGVLIGAAILGALVHNANKQDERYDDDNYQGPRHSSYVPGWMVGEFEGYNPIYGADIRMRIDSDGRMSAQARGQNLSGWVNGGQLNVGGSVFDINQSRDGFVTTEVGDRQNEVRYRRVR; via the coding sequence ATGCAGATTCGCCTGTTGCTGACCGCTCCGCTGTTGTTTGCCGTGTCGATCGCCGACGCGCGCGCCGATGACCTGGTGACCTGCGAAAGCCGCAACAACCGCTACCAGTCGTGCGACCTGCCCCGCGCCGGCTACGTCAGCCTGGAGCGCACCTTGTCCGGGGCGGACTGCCGGCAAGGCCGAAGCTGGGACTATGACCGCCGCCAGGTGTGGGTGGATGACGGCTGCCGCGCCACCTTCCGCGTCCACGACGGTGGCTCCCGCGACGACGACCGTGGCGACAACCACGACGCCAAGGTCGCCGCCGGCGTGCTGATCGGCGCGGCCATCCTCGGCGCGCTGGTGCACAACGCAAACAAGCAGGACGAGCGCTATGACGACGACAACTACCAGGGGCCGCGCCACAGCTCCTATGTGCCCGGCTGGATGGTGGGCGAGTTCGAAGGCTACAACCCCATCTACGGCGCCGACATCCGCATGCGGATCGACAGCGACGGGCGCATGTCCGCCCAAGCACGCGGGCAGAACCTGAGCGGGTGGGTCAACGGCGGCCAGCTCAACGTGGGCGGCAGCGTGTTCGACATCAACCAGAGCCGGGACGGCTTCGTCACCACCGAAGTGGGCGATCGCCAGAACGAAGTGCGCTACCGCCGGGTGCGGTAG
- a CDS encoding alpha/beta hydrolase-fold protein, whose protein sequence is MLLVWLAGTVNARAGTPVSAGDTTPLVIGETFVLVSQAVGETRRINVYRPSAWNVPADQPLPVLYMPDGGIGEDFLHVAGLVQVLVANGSMRPFLLVGIENTERRRDMTGPTSDPDDRRIAPRVSGSAAFRRFLRDELMPQVRRRYATTPETAIMGESLAGLFVVETLLREPALFDTYIALDPSLWWNRGGLVDEAEALLALHAPQGKTVFVATSAERGIAVPSARFMEALTAHAPGVRRRYVALPDESHQTLYHPAALLALRSLFTPPAAAP, encoded by the coding sequence ATGCTGCTGGTGTGGCTGGCGGGTACGGTGAACGCGCGTGCCGGGACACCCGTGTCTGCAGGCGACACAACGCCGTTGGTGATCGGCGAGACCTTCGTGCTGGTGTCGCAGGCAGTGGGGGAAACCCGACGCATCAACGTTTACCGGCCCTCTGCCTGGAACGTGCCGGCCGACCAGCCCCTGCCGGTGTTGTACATGCCCGACGGTGGCATCGGCGAGGATTTTCTGCACGTGGCTGGCCTGGTCCAGGTACTGGTGGCCAACGGCAGCATGCGCCCGTTCCTGCTGGTCGGAATCGAGAATACCGAGCGTCGCCGCGACATGACCGGCCCCACCTCCGATCCGGACGACCGCCGGATCGCGCCGCGGGTGAGCGGATCGGCCGCGTTCCGCCGCTTTCTGCGAGACGAGTTGATGCCGCAGGTGCGGCGGCGGTACGCGACCACGCCGGAAACGGCGATCATGGGTGAATCGCTGGCCGGCTTGTTCGTGGTGGAGACGCTGCTTCGCGAGCCCGCGCTGTTCGATACCTACATCGCGCTGGATCCCAGCCTGTGGTGGAACCGGGGCGGGCTGGTTGATGAAGCCGAGGCGCTGTTGGCCCTCCACGCGCCACAGGGCAAGACCGTGTTCGTGGCCACCAGTGCCGAGCGCGGCATCGCCGTGCCCAGCGCCCGCTTCATGGAGGCACTGACGGCCCATGCTCCGGGAGTCAGGCGTCGCTACGTGGCGCTGCCCGATGAAAGCCACCAGACGCTCTACCACCCGGCCGCGCTGCTGGCGCTGCGCAGCCTGTTCACCCCGCCGGCCGCCGCGCCCTGA
- a CDS encoding MliC family protein, with protein sequence MNRFVLLGVGALALAGCSKPAPSDTAAPAQPPATAAPAPTPTAPAAATDATLQPPSFDCAKAQSESEKLVCGDARLAALDRQLAALYKRVQTSPDELDIAAEQRGWVKGRDACWQAVDRHRCLIESYQTRIVELNIGSGGVPAPTPVHYQCDDASKPVSVVFYNELDPQAAVVSLGKDQAIVFPAQAASGSRYTREGVEFWEHQGEATLDFYGTTLSCKAAG encoded by the coding sequence ATGAACCGATTCGTCCTGCTGGGTGTGGGGGCGCTTGCGCTCGCGGGCTGTTCCAAACCGGCCCCGTCCGATACCGCCGCGCCGGCGCAACCGCCCGCCACCGCTGCGCCGGCTCCGACGCCGACCGCACCGGCTGCCGCCACGGATGCCACGTTGCAGCCGCCCTCGTTCGATTGCGCCAAGGCGCAGTCCGAGTCGGAGAAACTGGTCTGCGGCGACGCCCGCCTGGCCGCGCTCGACCGCCAGCTGGCCGCGCTCTACAAGCGCGTGCAGACCAGCCCGGACGAACTGGATATCGCCGCCGAGCAACGGGGCTGGGTCAAGGGCCGTGATGCCTGCTGGCAGGCGGTCGACCGCCACCGGTGCCTGATCGAGTCCTACCAGACCCGCATCGTCGAACTGAACATCGGCAGCGGCGGCGTGCCTGCGCCCACGCCTGTGCACTACCAGTGCGATGACGCCAGCAAGCCGGTCAGCGTGGTGTTCTACAACGAACTGGACCCGCAGGCCGCAGTGGTCAGCCTGGGCAAGGACCAGGCCATCGTCTTCCCCGCCCAGGCCGCAAGCGGCAGCCGCTACACCCGCGAAGGCGTGGAGTTCTGGGAACACCAGGGCGAGGCCACGCTGGACTTCTACGGCACCACGCTGAGCTGCAAGGCCGCCGGTTGA
- a CDS encoding copper resistance system multicopper oxidase: MSFSPPPGPGAPPMPSRRLFVQGAAAGGVVAGLVASGLPSRAFAAAGPVVATAPQVLSGPDVQLSIGESLANFTGRTRPAITVNGSLPAPILRWREGDTVSVRVANALQAHPTSIHWHGILLPANMDGVPGLSFNGIAPGEAYQYRFTLKQSGTYWYHSHSMFQEQAGLYGALIIDPLQPAPFHFDREHVIMLSDWTDMDPGALFRRMKKLAEFDNYYKRTLPDFLRDVRRDGWAAATADRGMWGRMRMTPTDISDINAHTYTYLLNGTAPAGNWTGLFRSGEKVLLRFINGGSMTYFDVRIPGLKMTVVAADGQYIHPVSIDEFRIAPAETFDVIVEPTGQDAFTIFCQDMGRTGFAAGTLAVRHGLQAPIPARDPRPLLTMGDMGHDMAGMGHDMKGMEGGCGASMGHGAHGSNDKAPRHPASEKGNPLIDMQSMATAPKLDDPGIGLRDNGRTVLTYGAMRSLFDDPDGREPSREVELHLTGHMEKFSWSFDGIPFASAEPLRLNYGERMRIVLVNDTMMQHPIHLHGVWSDLENADGQFHLRKHTIDMPPGTRRTYRVRADALGRWAYHCHLLYHMEAGMMREVRIEE, from the coding sequence ATGTCCTTTTCCCCTCCCCCCGGCCCGGGCGCCCCGCCCATGCCGTCGCGCCGCCTGTTCGTGCAGGGCGCTGCCGCCGGTGGCGTGGTCGCCGGCCTGGTGGCCAGCGGCCTGCCCAGCCGCGCCTTCGCCGCCGCCGGCCCTGTCGTGGCTACGGCCCCGCAGGTGCTCAGCGGCCCCGATGTCCAGTTGAGCATCGGCGAATCGCTGGCCAACTTCACCGGCCGCACCCGCCCGGCGATCACTGTCAACGGCAGCCTGCCGGCCCCGATCCTGCGCTGGCGCGAAGGCGACACCGTCAGCGTGCGCGTGGCCAACGCGCTGCAGGCGCACCCCACCTCGATCCACTGGCACGGCATCCTGCTGCCGGCCAACATGGACGGCGTGCCCGGCCTGAGCTTCAACGGCATCGCCCCGGGCGAGGCCTACCAGTACCGCTTCACCCTCAAGCAGTCCGGCACGTACTGGTACCACAGCCATTCGATGTTCCAGGAACAGGCGGGCCTGTACGGCGCACTGATCATCGACCCGCTGCAGCCGGCGCCGTTCCACTTCGACCGCGAGCACGTGATCATGCTGTCGGACTGGACCGACATGGACCCGGGCGCCCTGTTCCGGCGCATGAAAAAGCTGGCCGAGTTCGACAACTACTACAAGCGCACCCTGCCCGATTTCCTGCGCGACGTGCGCCGTGACGGCTGGGCCGCGGCCACCGCCGACCGCGGCATGTGGGGCCGCATGCGGATGACCCCCACCGACATCTCCGACATCAACGCGCACACCTACACCTACCTGCTCAACGGCACCGCGCCCGCCGGCAACTGGACCGGGCTGTTCCGCAGCGGCGAGAAGGTGCTGCTGCGCTTCATCAACGGCGGCTCGATGACCTACTTCGACGTGCGCATCCCCGGCCTGAAGATGACCGTGGTGGCCGCCGATGGCCAGTACATCCATCCGGTCAGCATCGATGAGTTCCGCATCGCGCCGGCCGAAACCTTCGACGTGATCGTGGAGCCCACCGGCCAGGACGCATTCACCATTTTCTGCCAGGACATGGGCCGGACCGGCTTTGCCGCCGGCACCCTGGCGGTGCGCCACGGCCTGCAGGCGCCGATTCCCGCGCGCGATCCCCGGCCGCTGCTGACCATGGGCGACATGGGCCATGACATGGCCGGCATGGGCCACGACATGAAAGGGATGGAAGGCGGCTGCGGCGCCAGCATGGGCCACGGCGCGCACGGCAGCAATGACAAGGCCCCGCGCCACCCAGCCAGCGAGAAGGGCAACCCGCTGATCGACATGCAGAGCATGGCCACCGCGCCCAAGCTGGATGACCCCGGCATCGGCCTGCGCGACAACGGCCGCACCGTGCTCACCTACGGCGCGATGCGCAGCCTGTTCGACGACCCGGACGGCCGCGAACCCAGCCGCGAGGTCGAGCTGCACCTGACCGGCCACATGGAGAAATTCAGCTGGTCGTTCGACGGCATCCCGTTCGCCAGCGCCGAACCGCTGCGCCTGAATTACGGCGAGCGCATGCGCATCGTGCTGGTCAACGACACCATGATGCAGCATCCCATCCACCTGCATGGGGTGTGGAGCGACCTGGAGAATGCCGACGGCCAGTTCCACCTGCGCAAGCACACCATCGACATGCCCCCGGGCACCCGCCGCACCTACCGCGTGCGCGCCGACGCGCTGGGCCGCTGGGCCTACCACTGCCACCTGCTGTACCACATGGAAGCGGGCATGATGCGCGAAGTGAGGATCGAAGAATGA
- a CDS encoding response regulator has translation MLLSKRHVAPRVLLIEDTEETRELSRMVLESQACDVAAVSSAEAALGLLQAGERFDLVFTDVCLGGVSGIEAAHRIKQYQPSLPVLVTSGLEPADVLPQLRPGIHFLPKPYSMSELLDAIRACFQQQDVGQAA, from the coding sequence ATGTTGCTGTCCAAGCGCCACGTTGCACCGCGCGTGCTGTTGATCGAAGACACCGAAGAAACCCGCGAACTCAGCCGCATGGTGCTGGAAAGCCAAGCCTGTGACGTTGCCGCCGTGAGTTCGGCCGAGGCCGCGCTCGGCCTGCTGCAGGCCGGCGAACGGTTCGACCTGGTATTCACCGATGTGTGCCTGGGCGGCGTGAGTGGCATTGAGGCGGCGCACCGCATCAAGCAGTACCAGCCCAGCCTGCCGGTGCTGGTGACCTCGGGGCTGGAGCCGGCCGACGTGCTGCCGCAGCTGCGCCCGGGCATCCACTTCCTGCCCAAGCCGTATTCGATGAGCGAACTGCTGGACGCCATCCGCGCGTGTTTCCAGCAGCAGGACGTCGGCCAAGCCGCCTGA